The Lolium rigidum isolate FL_2022 chromosome 2, APGP_CSIRO_Lrig_0.1, whole genome shotgun sequence genomic interval CATCAAAATGTATTAAACGTTGTAACCATTCTGAAGTTCATATTCTGACAAGTCGTTTGATGTACCTGATACTGTGGCTTTCTGAGGGTGTGCACACCTCGTTTCACCAGCCTCTGCCATCCTTTTTTCATTGTAAGGGTCCTCTCCAAATCAGCTGTTCTCTGTAAGAATAAAAAAAATTATCAGCACAAACTGATTTGCAGAGAAAAATGCAATTCCATTTTTAGAGCAGAAAACAATTCAAATTAATTATGTTTCAAAGATGCTAACACAATGAACCTAATAAAAGTTAACGATCATTTTATCAGTCATCATTTAACAGCATAAATTTTATAGCACAAATGTGAGGAGAAGGAGATTTGCAGTTGAAGAACAGAAAAATTGAGCAAGAAGAAAGCCTGTATGCAAATAAAAGAACTCTCAAGGCTTCAAGCTACATAACTTGATTATCTATATGAAACAAGTTAAGCAAGTGACAAAACTTCAAACAGGCTgtgaatttaaaatttaaaaactgTTAAGTTGAAACTACAGTAGGCTACTCCGACAAACGAAAAAATAACCAAAACTTACATGTCCAGGGTCTAAAACCAAAAGGTTATACCGGTCTTGAGATCCACGATTACCCTTTTGCTTTTGAATCCCAACTATAGTCCTTGAATGACCTTGATGTTGGAAATATAATGGGCTGTGAAGGTCAGCTAGTTAGTCGGAGTCAACAAATTACCATGATTTGTCAAATTCGCAGACATATAGATGATGAGATAGAAGATTTCAGAAAACAGGAGTACAGATCCTCTTACGTTTTATCACTGATCATGACATTCTTTGAATTGTTCAATGTACCAGAACAGTTGCTTTTGAAGTAGTTCCATACCCAGTCGACGAGGACCTGCTGGCCTCTCATGTTTTCAGCATCTTCTTGACTAAGTTCACCAGACGATGAATTTGGACAAGAATTAGTCTTGACCAAATACTTATCCATGGGCCCGCGTACTCGTTTTCCGCTCTTACCCTGCAGGCTCGCTGATTCTGTGCTATCAAAATCTACGATCCTTGCACGCAGACCAAAAGAGCGTAGCAGCGTAACACATTCCGTTGTTCCTATCCACTTCTTCACACCATAAATTTTGTTATCAAAATGACTCGAACCAACAGTATCAAAACCTTTATCCCAAGCAATCTCAAGCCATCTCTGAAGCGAAGGGATGTCAGGCACAAATCCACAGCCACCAAACAGAACCTCCCTTGTTTCCGGCCTCTGCCTCAGCAGATGAGAGCTCAGCATCTGGATATTTCTCCACCCACATCCCCATCCCTTGTCTTCCGACGAAAGACTCTGATGATGGTCAACAGAGCCTGATATTATACTTGTTGACGAGCTA includes:
- the LOC124686177 gene encoding zinc finger-containing ubiquitin peptidase 1, whose product is MISSCPICGNQVLTVELERHANSHFEDDEVQRDMELAQLAAAAELSTGVMDVPEPSTRPVPKDDSAAQVASSSIIRDSSPYGNVMNEQISLLVGAQIRSEIQQIQGGVMNLLRSCLESEGSSSTSIISGSVDHHQSLSSEDKGWGCGWRNIQMLSSHLLRQRPETREVLFGGCGFVPDIPSLQRWLEIAWDKGFDTVGSSHFDNKIYGVKKWIGTTECVTLLRSFGLRARIVDFDSTESASLQGKSGKRVRGPMDKYLVKTNSCPNSSSGELSQEDAENMRGQQVLVDWVWNYFKSNCSGTLNNSKNVMISDKTPLYFQHQGHSRTIVGIQKQKGNRGSQDRYNLLVLDPGHRTADLERTLTMKKGWQRLVKRGVHTLRKPQYQLCYVDPGIASLEEMSQLKTIDSILIRF